A window from Chloroflexota bacterium encodes these proteins:
- a CDS encoding thiamine pyrophosphate-binding protein has protein sequence MKTAEFVGRFLAARGVQQAFGHPGSDVMDLIEGMEQAGIRFVLTHHENTGAFMANTVGQLTGVPGVALATKGPGVTNITSGVAAALLDRAPLLCFTSHIDATTAASYVHQHLPVVEFYRPISKLAEELTAANAADLLPRAVRTATASLPGSVYLPSSAGEQTKTLAQDDATLQRLIQTPVRPEPLPRPSPAEIEAAAATVAEAKRLLLLVGPGLNHLDVNADLLRTVEALGAPVCVSPEAIGQVPADHPLYVGMFGWYDDPLRRLLDEADTVLTIGVDGWDNMGTYRGGGKVVSIAAAGASDPTFQPVAHALNGDPVTMLRTLAERGRGSRTWGPELAAEVLGEIDHNLGVSTEHQESDGIPPQSVLTLLRAAAPRDAIFSCDVGAHKSLSCQAWRSYGPKSFVVTNGLSPMGYGLASAMGAKLACPDRTVVSVSGDGGLLMYAGELATWARLNLPLVLVVMIDSSLTQVKRRQERRGYSVVSTSFQRIDFCGLAKVHGIESLRAESSAELQRALETAVRANRPFLVEAVLDQEEYRRIPGTP, from the coding sequence GTGAAGACAGCAGAGTTCGTGGGACGATTCCTGGCTGCGCGGGGCGTCCAGCAGGCGTTCGGGCACCCCGGCAGCGACGTGATGGACCTGATCGAGGGCATGGAGCAGGCCGGCATCCGCTTCGTGCTGACTCACCACGAGAACACCGGCGCGTTTATGGCGAACACGGTCGGGCAGTTGACCGGCGTGCCCGGCGTGGCCCTGGCAACCAAAGGGCCGGGCGTCACGAACATCACGTCGGGCGTGGCGGCGGCGCTGCTCGATCGTGCCCCGCTGCTCTGCTTCACCTCGCACATCGACGCGACCACGGCAGCGTCGTACGTCCATCAGCACCTGCCGGTGGTCGAGTTCTACCGACCGATCAGTAAGCTCGCGGAGGAGCTGACGGCCGCCAACGCCGCCGACCTGCTGCCGCGCGCCGTCCGCACCGCAACCGCCAGCCTGCCGGGGTCCGTCTACCTGCCGTCGTCGGCCGGCGAGCAGACGAAGACGCTGGCGCAGGACGACGCGACGCTGCAGCGGCTGATTCAGACGCCGGTCAGGCCCGAGCCGCTGCCGCGGCCATCGCCGGCCGAGATCGAGGCGGCAGCGGCCACGGTGGCCGAGGCGAAGCGGCTTCTGCTCCTGGTCGGCCCGGGCCTCAATCACCTGGACGTCAACGCAGACCTGTTGCGAACGGTTGAGGCCCTGGGAGCGCCCGTCTGCGTCTCGCCAGAGGCGATTGGACAGGTACCGGCCGATCACCCGCTCTACGTCGGGATGTTCGGCTGGTACGACGATCCGCTGCGGCGGCTGCTCGACGAGGCCGACACCGTCCTGACCATCGGCGTTGACGGCTGGGACAACATGGGCACCTACAGGGGCGGCGGCAAGGTCGTCAGCATCGCGGCGGCCGGCGCCAGCGACCCGACGTTCCAGCCCGTGGCCCACGCGCTCAACGGCGACCCGGTCACCATGTTGAGGACGCTGGCCGAACGCGGACGCGGCAGCCGCACCTGGGGGCCGGAGCTTGCCGCGGAAGTCCTCGGCGAGATCGACCACAACCTCGGCGTCTCGACGGAGCACCAGGAGTCGGATGGCATCCCGCCGCAGTCGGTGCTCACGCTGCTGCGGGCCGCCGCCCCGCGCGACGCGATCTTCAGCTGCGATGTCGGCGCGCACAAGTCGCTGTCGTGCCAGGCGTGGCGCTCGTACGGTCCGAAGTCGTTCGTGGTGACGAACGGGCTTTCGCCGATGGGGTACGGCCTTGCCAGCGCGATGGGCGCAAAGCTGGCCTGCCCGGATCGGACCGTCGTCAGCGTGAGCGGCGACGGCGGCCTGCTGATGTACGCCGGCGAGCTGGCGACCTGGGCGCGCCTGAATCTGCCGCTGGTGCTGGTGGTGATGATCGACTCCAGTCTGACGCAGGTCAAGCGCCGTCAGGAGCGGCGGGGCTACTCGGTGGTCAGCACCAGCTTCCAGCGGATCGACTTTTGCGGGCTGGCGAAGGTCCACGGGATCGAGTCGCTGCGGGCCGAGAGCAGCGCTGAGCTTCAGCGGGCACTGGAGACCGCCGTCAGGGCAAATCGGCCATTCCTGGTGGAGGCAGTGCTCGACCAGGAGGAGTACCGGCGCATCCCGGGCACGCCGTAG
- a CDS encoding 2-dehydropantoate 2-reductase, with amino-acid sequence MRIGIMGAGAIGCNVGGMLARAGHDITFIDQWPAHVEAMRTTGLKLSGTWPDYVVPAGSFKALHLYEAQSITEPFDAAFLAVKGYDTEWATMFILRFLKEPDGVIVDFQNGINDERVAAVAGRHRTLGCVITIGAGLYEPGVALRTDPVGTDRIGFKIGELDGQDTPRARELVEIMNAVTNTKLTTNLFGERWSKLAANSMGNPVAGLSGLGTAELRTNATARRISIHVAAEVVKVARAAGHQVEAINTIAPQRYVDGAEGKNLASLEEDLIAGARFSTGAGRPSLLQDVIRGRRTEIEDLNGLVVAEGKRLGIATPFNEAIVLEVNRHGVGTLQPDIKNLDPIAKLLPVAQAIPA; translated from the coding sequence ATGCGTATCGGGATCATGGGCGCAGGGGCCATTGGCTGCAACGTCGGCGGCATGCTGGCGCGCGCCGGCCACGACATCACCTTCATCGACCAGTGGCCGGCCCACGTCGAGGCGATGCGGACGACGGGCCTCAAGCTGTCAGGAACCTGGCCGGACTACGTCGTGCCGGCCGGGTCGTTCAAGGCGTTGCACCTCTACGAGGCCCAGAGCATCACCGAGCCGTTCGACGCCGCCTTCCTGGCCGTCAAAGGGTACGACACCGAGTGGGCCACGATGTTCATCCTGCGGTTCCTGAAGGAGCCTGACGGTGTGATCGTGGACTTCCAGAACGGCATCAACGACGAGCGCGTCGCCGCGGTGGCCGGACGCCACCGGACGCTCGGCTGCGTCATCACCATCGGCGCCGGCCTCTACGAGCCGGGCGTGGCGCTGCGGACTGACCCCGTCGGCACGGACCGGATCGGCTTCAAGATCGGCGAGCTGGACGGGCAGGACACGCCGCGCGCCCGCGAGCTGGTCGAGATCATGAACGCTGTCACCAACACCAAACTGACGACGAACCTCTTCGGCGAGCGCTGGTCGAAGCTGGCGGCCAACAGCATGGGCAATCCGGTGGCCGGCCTGAGCGGGCTTGGCACCGCCGAGCTGCGGACGAACGCCACGGCCCGCCGCATCTCGATCCACGTGGCGGCTGAGGTCGTGAAGGTCGCCCGGGCGGCCGGGCACCAGGTCGAGGCGATCAACACCATCGCTCCGCAGCGCTACGTGGACGGCGCCGAGGGCAAGAACCTCGCATCGCTCGAAGAAGACCTGATCGCGGGCGCCAGGTTCTCGACGGGCGCGGGCCGGCCCTCGTTGTTGCAGGACGTGATCCGGGGCCGGCGCACCGAGATCGAAGACCTCAACGGGCTGGTGGTGGCCGAGGGCAAGCGGCTCGGCATCGCCACGCCGTTCAACGAGGCCATCGTCCTCGAGGTCAACCGACACGGCGTCGGGACGCTCCAGCCGGACATCAAGAACCTCGATCCGATTGCGAAGCTGCTGCCCGTCGCCCAGGCGATCCCGGCCTGA
- a CDS encoding nitroreductase family protein codes for MDYSKLSMPVGEAMFTQRATRRLKTDPIPMDDIRLILEAAVKAPNGGNSQPARFMVLTDPDKIRAFGALYKEAWWAKRSDQGWKTFEDLPKDGTSYRNAAQLAEDIKDAPCIIFAFGANGAGGGSVLPATQNLMLAARALGIGSVPTTLHECVMDRFYAMFNIPKDATFQFCIPIGYPKGNFGPTTRKPTAEVSYLNGWGEPVPWS; via the coding sequence ATGGACTACTCGAAGCTCTCGATGCCTGTCGGCGAGGCGATGTTCACCCAGCGCGCGACGCGCCGCCTCAAGACCGACCCGATCCCGATGGACGACATTCGGCTGATCCTGGAAGCGGCCGTCAAGGCCCCCAACGGCGGCAACTCGCAGCCGGCGCGCTTCATGGTGTTGACCGATCCAGACAAGATCCGCGCGTTCGGCGCACTCTACAAGGAAGCGTGGTGGGCCAAGCGGTCCGACCAGGGCTGGAAGACGTTTGAGGATCTGCCGAAGGACGGGACGTCGTACCGGAACGCGGCCCAGCTTGCCGAAGACATCAAGGACGCTCCTTGCATCATCTTCGCCTTCGGCGCGAACGGGGCCGGCGGTGGCTCGGTGCTGCCGGCGACCCAGAACCTGATGCTGGCCGCGCGCGCGCTCGGCATCGGCAGCGTCCCGACGACGCTGCACGAGTGCGTGATGGACCGCTTCTACGCGATGTTCAACATCCCGAAGGACGCGACGTTCCAGTTCTGCATCCCGATTGGCTACCCCAAGGGCAACTTCGGGCCGACGACGCGCAAGCCGACCGCCGAGGTCAGCTACCTGAACGGCTGGGGCGAGCCGGTGCCCTGGTCGTAG